The genomic DNA GAAGGCAGGTTCGATGACCAGTTCGTGGTGGATGCGTTCCAGTCCGGGGCCGGGACCTCACAGAACATGAACGCCAACGAGGTTATCGCAAACCGTGCATTGGAGATAATGGGCGAACCCAGGGGCCGATATGATAGTATCCATCCCAATGACCACGTAAATATGTCCCAGTCATCCAACGATACTGTCCATACTGCGATTCACATCGCATCAATGGAGGCGCTCAGCAACAGGTTGCTGCCGGTACTTTCCTTATTGCATGAGGGACTTACAGCCAGGTCGGTCGAGTTTCGGGATGTCGTCAAACCGGGCCGGACACACCTGCAGGATGCAGTCCCGGTAACTCTTGGTCAGGAATTTGGCGGGTATGCCCGGATGGTGGAACTGGGGATGAAGTGCATATTCACCTCAATGGATGGCCTGACAGAATTGAATATGGGTGGCACTGCTGTTGGGACTGGATTGAACGCACCTGAAGGTTTTGGGGATAGAGCAGTAGCTGAGGTGAACCGGATTACTGGCTTTACATTCAGGCTGGTACACAATCCATTTGAAGCAACCCAGGGTGCCAGTGCTATACTCGCTACATCGTCGGCACTTCGCAACATTGCAGTTAGCCTTATCAAGATAGCCAATGACCTGCGATTGCTGTGCAGCGGACCCAGGACCGGTATTGGTGAAATTAATCTTCCTGCTGTCCAGCCAGGGTCGTCCATTATGCCAGGCAAGGTCAATCCGGTTATGGCAGAAATGGTGAACATGGTATGTTTCCAAGTGGTAGGAAATGACACTGCCATTATGATGGCAGCACAGGCGGGCCAGCTTGAACTGAATGTTTTCACTCCTTTAATGGCACACAATCTCCTGGGTTCAATTGAGATACTGTCCGGGGCTGTTGAATCATTTAACAGGCAGTGCCTGTCGGGTATCACAGCCAATGTTGAGCATTGTGAATCACTTGCCAGCAAAAGCCTTGCACTGATCACATCACTTGCCCCGAAATTGGGATACGAAAAAGCGGCAGATGTCGCTTACCAGGCTTACCGGGATAATAGAACGATACGGGAAGTCGTGCTTGATTCGGGATTATTGATAGAAGAAGAAGCTGATACAATGTTGGACCCACTCAGGATGGCGGCGGTAAAGAAATGATAAAACATGATATACTTGTGATTGGTGGCGGTCTTGCAGGTCTCCGGGCTGCTCTTGAAGCTCATCTACGGGGTGCGGATGTTGCTGTGATATCCAAGGTACATCCCATACGCAGTCATTCGGTGGCCGCCCAGGGTGGTATCAATGCCGCGCTTGGCCAGGATGACAGCTGGGAAGCACATACTCTGGATACGGTCAAGGGGAGTGATTACCTGGCCGACCAGGATGCTGTTGAGGTCATGTGCAGGGATGCACCCGGCCGGGTTCTTGAGATGGAACACTGGGGCACCCTGTTCTCCCGCACCCCTGATGGTCATATCGCACAGCGTCCTTTTGGCGGCGCAGGATTTCCCCGGACATGCTATGCAGGGGACAGGACCGGGCACAACCTGCTGCATACCCTGTATGAACAGGTGTTGAGGGCAGGTATCAGGATATACCGGGAATGGCTGGTCACCAGACTGGTGGTCGATGAGGGAAGGTGTACCGGATTTATCGCTATGCACACCCCTGATTCAAAACTGGAGGCGTTTGGAGCAAAGGCCACGGTCCTTGCCACTGGCGGATACGGCAGGATATACCAGCGTTCCACCAATGCCATCATCAACCGGGGGTATGGCATAAGCCTGGCCTACCATGCCGGTGTCCCGCTCCAGGATATGGAATTCGTACAGTTTCATCCAACCACGCTTATGGGGAGTAATATACTCATGACTGAAGGTGCCCGAGGTGAAGGTGGATATCTCTATAATAGACTGCACGAGCGGTTCATGAGCACTTATGCCCATGATATGATGGAACTCGCACCGCGCGACATTGTGGCCAGGTCCATCCAGATTGAGATCGATGAGGGCAGGGGATTTGAGGGTGGGTACGTCCATCTGGATATTACCCATCTGGGCGAGAAGAAGATCGAAGAAAGATTGGGCGGCATCAGGCAGATTTCCATTGATTTTGCGGGTATCGACCCTGTTAAGGAGCCCATCCCGGTCCAGCCCGGGCAGCATTATTCCATGGGTGGCGTTCCGTGCGATGTTAACGGTGCAACGCCTCTGGAAGGTTTGTATGCTGCCGGAGAATGTGCTTGTGTCAGTGTTCATGGAGCCAACCGGCTGGGCGGCAATTCCTTGCTTGACACCATAGTGTTCGGAAAAAGGGCCGGCGAACATGCTGCAGGTTTTGTGAAAGGGATCACTATGTCGGCAGTTGATGCATACCTTGAGTCCCTGGTCCGTGAAAAACAGGCCATTTCTGACCTGATGGGGGAAGGAGGAGGGAATTTTGCTGTTGTCAGGGATGAGCTGAGATCTGTGATGCAGCAGGATGTTGGGGTGTTCAGGCACAGGGACGGATTGCAGAGGGCTGTTGATATGATTAAAGAACTCAGGGAAAGAGGGCGAAATGTGCGCGTGAAAAGCAATGCAACATCTTTCAATTTTGAATTGCTCAATGCTATTGAATTAAAAGGAATGCTTGAGCTTGGGCAGGTTATTGCAGAAGGGGCGTTGGCCAGGGAAGAGAGCAGGGGCGCCCACTACAGGACGGATTTCCTGGAGCGTGATGATGAACACTGGCTCAAGCATACGCTTGCATACCAGACCCCCGAGGGTCCCAGGCTTGAGTATAAAGATGTGACCATAACCCAGTTCCAGCCTAAGAGGAGGGAATACTGATGGTCAGGCTGAAGGTCAGGCGGCAGGACGGTGATAGGGTCTGGCATGAAACATTCGATGTAGAAGAGACTCCGGGTATGAGTGTACTGGAGGCCCTGTTCTCTGTGCAGGAGCGGCTGGACGGGGGATTGTGTTTCCGGTATTCCTGTCGCGGAGCCGTGTGCGGAAGCTGTGCTATGCTTATTAACAAGGTACCCAGGCTGGCCTGTCGTACCCAGGTCAGTGATGCGCGGAGCGAGATGACGGTGGATGCAGTGAAATGGGGGGCTCTGGCCAGACCGGTTGTAAGAGTGGCAAAGGCTGAGATACTTATCGAGCCCCTGCCTAACATGAAAGTCATCCGGGACCTGGTGGTGGATATGGATCATTTCTATGAACTGCTGGACTCTATCAAACCATGGATATCGGCTGGTGAGGATGTACCAGAGGGAGGCAACCTGATGAGCCCGGCAGTGGAGCAGAAGATAGAGGTCTATACCAATTGTATCCTGTGTGCCATCTGCCACGGGGCATGTCCGGCAGCTGGAAGGGATGAGACGTACCTGGGACCTGCTGCCCTTGCAAAGGCATGGCGGTTCTACCTGGATCCGAGGGAGCCGGAAAAGGATAAACGTGCCAGGCTTGAAGCTGTGGATAACCAGTCTGGTGTGTGGGGCTGTGATGGGGTGTTCAAGTGCACTGCTGTGTGCCCCAAAAAGGTTACGCCTACACAGGGTATATTAGCACAGCGCAGACAGATTCCTAAGAATAAGATAAAAAATGTATTCAACAGAGGGAAGAAGAGTGAAGATTAATAATTATACGGGAGCAGGCATGTGGTCCTGGGTTTTGCAGCGTATCACTGGTGTACTGCTGGTAGTATATTTTATGGCACACATGTGGGGCATGCATTTCAGGTTCGAGTTCAAGACACCCCTGGATGGATTGTTGACATACATCCTTTCTACGGATTTCTTCCTGATAATAGTGGTACTGGTAGTGTATCACGGGTTCAATGGAATCCGTTCCGTGACCATCGACCTGGTGGGAGGAATGCGGTTACAGCGCTGGTTATTCTGGGTGCTTATGGTATTAGGGGTATTGCTGTTATATTCGGTAAGTATCAGATCGAGGCTGTTTTGAGCGGGGGTATCTAAATATTAAAGCGATTTTTATTCAATGATTATGGTTTAGCGCAAACATTATGTTGATGTTATTGTATATGTTTATGTAAACACAGATGGTGATACAAATGACCGAATATGTGCGAACCACAATAAAGTTAAGAGAAGATGTTTACCAGACACTGAAAAAGGAAGCCGGACCAAAGAACTTATCTGAAAAAATCAACGACATATTGATGAAAACACTGTTCAAAGAAAAGAAGAGCCTGTTCGGGACAATGGAAAAAACCGATTTGTCTGATCTCAGGGATCATGAGGATAGGTCATAATGCTACTGGATTCTTTTGCCTGGATGGAGTATTTCATGGGGACAAAACAAGGTGAGGTTGTAAAAGAGTTGGTAGATGACAATGTGCAATTATATACCTCTCCTATTGTAATCGCTGAAATATACTCCAAATCTCTCAGGACTGATGGGAATGCAAAAGTGAGAACAGATTTCATAATTGACAGGTGTGCTTTAATTCCTATAGGTGATATTATTGCTATCGAGGCAGCCAAAGTCCATGCTGAGAATAAGAGGAAATATTCAGATTTTGGTCTTGACGATGCCTTTATACTTGCTTCGGCACGTAGTAAGGAATTGAAAGTACTAACAGGAGATTCACACTTCAGGGATTTCAAGGAAACTGTAATGCTGTAATCTATTTTTCTGGTAGATTATTTTCAATTTATTTTAGGGGGGTTAAGAATTGAAACCAAAGATTATGAAATCAAAGGAAGAATGGAAAAATGAACTTGCTCCTGAAAAGTTTCACGTATTGATAGAAAAGGGAACCGAGCCGCCATTCACAGGCACGTTCAACAAGCACGATAAAGAAGGTGTCTATGTATGCGCAGCCTGCGGCCAGGAGCTGTTCCACTCTGACGAGAAGTATGATTCAGGTAGCGGCTGGCCGAGTTTCTGGACTCCCATATCAAATGATAAGGTTGAACTGAAGCCCGATAACAGTCTGGGGATGCACAGGATAGAGGTGGTGTGCAGCAGGTGTGGCGGGCACCTGGGGCATGTGTTCGATGACGGGCCGCAGCCGACCGGGGAGCGGTATTGCATTAATTCGCTGGCCCTGGAGTTTGAGGATGGGAAATAGGATAATCCAACCTGAATAGTATTTATTTACCGAAATTGCGGACGGTTTTCTTAATTGTTTTAATTTTCTCAATGTCTTGATACCAATAATCATAGTCTGTCCTTGCCATAAAAATGATACAATAGCCAGGCCAAAATAACCACATCTTTTTATTGTAACAGATACAAAACAGGAGCAGCATGAAAGCCGTAATCCTTGCCGCCGGAGAAGGAACGCGTATGCGTCCGCTCACCCGTCACCGTCCCAAAGTGATGCTTCCTATCGGGAACCGCCCCTTACTGCAGCATGTCATTGAACAGGTAAAAAATGCCGGCGTTGACCACGTTATCCTGGTCATAGGGTACCAGGGCGACACTATCATGGAACATTTCGGGGAAGGGGAACGGTTCGGTGTTAAAATTGATTATGTGATACAGGAAGAACGGCTGGGCACTGCCCATGCCATCGGTACTGCACGCACCCTGATCGATGAGCGGTTCCTGGTGTTGAATGGCGATGTCATGGTCACAACAGCACAGGTCAGGACCCTGCTTGAGAGGGACGAAGTGGCGGTCATGGCAGCACTTGAAGTGGAAGATGCATCGCAGTTCGGTGTGCTGGAAGTCGAAGGAGGATTGGTGGTCAGGTTGCACGAGAAACCAGAGAAACCTCCAACCAATCTTGCAAATGCAGGAATTTATGTTTTTGAACCTGAAGTGTTCGGCGGTATTGACAGGACACCCCTATCCACACGAAACGAATATGAAATAACCAGGACCATCCAGGATATGATCGATAACGGTATCCATGTGGGTTATCAGGTACTTTCCGGCACCTGGCAGGATGTAGGTAGACCGTGGGAGCTCCTGGATGCGAACAGGGACTTCCTCAAGACCATTCACACAGATATCAAAGGCGACATCGAGGATGGTGTACATATCCACGGTCCTGTGATAATCGATACGGGTGCCAGGGTCCGCAGCGGCGCATATATTGAAGGACCGGCAATAATCGGACCAGATTGCGATATTGGACCTAACTGCTATATCCGGCCATATACCAGCCTGGGCAGGGGTGTGCGTATCGGCAATGCCGTTGAGGTCAAGAACTCGATAATCATGGACAGGACACATATAGGCCACCTGTCCTATGTGGGTGATAGT from ANME-2 cluster archaeon includes the following:
- a CDS encoding aspartate ammonia-lyase yields the protein MVRIERDTMGQVEIPDEAYYGPQTVRAARNFRVSGLKLPPVFIRAQAAIKQASAKANMDASKLDPAIGEVIIQAASEVREGRFDDQFVVDAFQSGAGTSQNMNANEVIANRALEIMGEPRGRYDSIHPNDHVNMSQSSNDTVHTAIHIASMEALSNRLLPVLSLLHEGLTARSVEFRDVVKPGRTHLQDAVPVTLGQEFGGYARMVELGMKCIFTSMDGLTELNMGGTAVGTGLNAPEGFGDRAVAEVNRITGFTFRLVHNPFEATQGASAILATSSALRNIAVSLIKIANDLRLLCSGPRTGIGEINLPAVQPGSSIMPGKVNPVMAEMVNMVCFQVVGNDTAIMMAAQAGQLELNVFTPLMAHNLLGSIEILSGAVESFNRQCLSGITANVEHCESLASKSLALITSLAPKLGYEKAADVAYQAYRDNRTIREVVLDSGLLIEEEADTMLDPLRMAAVKK
- a CDS encoding FAD-dependent oxidoreductase codes for the protein MIKHDILVIGGGLAGLRAALEAHLRGADVAVISKVHPIRSHSVAAQGGINAALGQDDSWEAHTLDTVKGSDYLADQDAVEVMCRDAPGRVLEMEHWGTLFSRTPDGHIAQRPFGGAGFPRTCYAGDRTGHNLLHTLYEQVLRAGIRIYREWLVTRLVVDEGRCTGFIAMHTPDSKLEAFGAKATVLATGGYGRIYQRSTNAIINRGYGISLAYHAGVPLQDMEFVQFHPTTLMGSNILMTEGARGEGGYLYNRLHERFMSTYAHDMMELAPRDIVARSIQIEIDEGRGFEGGYVHLDITHLGEKKIEERLGGIRQISIDFAGIDPVKEPIPVQPGQHYSMGGVPCDVNGATPLEGLYAAGECACVSVHGANRLGGNSLLDTIVFGKRAGEHAAGFVKGITMSAVDAYLESLVREKQAISDLMGEGGGNFAVVRDELRSVMQQDVGVFRHRDGLQRAVDMIKELRERGRNVRVKSNATSFNFELLNAIELKGMLELGQVIAEGALAREESRGAHYRTDFLERDDEHWLKHTLAYQTPEGPRLEYKDVTITQFQPKRREY
- a CDS encoding succinate dehydrogenase/fumarate reductase iron-sulfur subunit, with amino-acid sequence MVRLKVRRQDGDRVWHETFDVEETPGMSVLEALFSVQERLDGGLCFRYSCRGAVCGSCAMLINKVPRLACRTQVSDARSEMTVDAVKWGALARPVVRVAKAEILIEPLPNMKVIRDLVVDMDHFYELLDSIKPWISAGEDVPEGGNLMSPAVEQKIEVYTNCILCAICHGACPAAGRDETYLGPAALAKAWRFYLDPREPEKDKRARLEAVDNQSGVWGCDGVFKCTAVCPKKVTPTQGILAQRRQIPKNKIKNVFNRGKKSED
- a CDS encoding PIN domain-containing protein, with the translated sequence MGTKQGEVVKELVDDNVQLYTSPIVIAEIYSKSLRTDGNAKVRTDFIIDRCALIPIGDIIAIEAAKVHAENKRKYSDFGLDDAFILASARSKELKVLTGDSHFRDFKETVML
- the msrB gene encoding peptide-methionine (R)-S-oxide reductase MsrB — its product is MKSKEEWKNELAPEKFHVLIEKGTEPPFTGTFNKHDKEGVYVCAACGQELFHSDEKYDSGSGWPSFWTPISNDKVELKPDNSLGMHRIEVVCSRCGGHLGHVFDDGPQPTGERYCINSLALEFEDGK
- a CDS encoding NTP transferase domain-containing protein, with the protein product MKAVILAAGEGTRMRPLTRHRPKVMLPIGNRPLLQHVIEQVKNAGVDHVILVIGYQGDTIMEHFGEGERFGVKIDYVIQEERLGTAHAIGTARTLIDERFLVLNGDVMVTTAQVRTLLERDEVAVMAALEVEDASQFGVLEVEGGLVVRLHEKPEKPPTNLANAGIYVFEPEVFGGIDRTPLSTRNEYEITRTIQDMIDNGIHVGYQVLSGTWQDVGRPWELLDANRDFLKTIHTDIKGDIEDGVHIHGPVIIDTGARVRSGAYIEGPAIIGPDCDIGPNCYIRPYTSLGRGVRIGNAVEVKNSIIMDRTHIGHLSYVGDSVIGTGCNFGAGTKVANLRHDGGNIKILINGKRIDSGRRKLGTIMGDNVHTGINSMLNVGSVIEPGSNIQPGELVRDHYPHK